From a single Eleginops maclovinus isolate JMC-PN-2008 ecotype Puerto Natales chromosome 2, JC_Emac_rtc_rv5, whole genome shotgun sequence genomic region:
- the LOC134879090 gene encoding peroxisomal succinyl-coenzyme A thioesterase-like, giving the protein MDRKQLCVKLSVQPSRGLMDEKFTVLVQNLPPGFQLTVHALHQCEDGHSWEAFAHYTADTTGAVNLSEDPSLDGTYSGVEPMGLLWSLRPVPGSKSGLRMRKMNVQTPMVVTISVYQGHQTEGFLDQVPLASVVVERWYMAPGVLRIPITEGSLTATLFLPSGPGPFPALLDLWGGGGKLVEYRAALLASHGIASMALDYLTPQITRETGKMVDSDYFETAFRVLEQHPQILGSRIAMLGLSFGTSVTLRMAVYSEVMKLRCAVCISGSHVQPVGGSVEEIMGYFNKNVAKTRFDENNQVIWRDLLLPIPTDPSLKVDVGRLQCPLLVVVGEDDQNWPTHESAMDMKEMMERAGNSHLLTVLSYKNAGHLLEPPFTPFARASTFKTVTYPHSKVVVLWGGELVAHSRAQEDAWRKTLVFLRENLYGGMKPGASSANL; this is encoded by the exons ATGGACAGGAAACAGCTTTGTGTGAAGCTGTCGGTCCAGCCGTCCAGAGGGCTGATGGATGAGAAGTTCACCGTCTTGGTCCAGAACCTCCCCCCCGGGTTCCAGCTGACCGTCCACGCCCTCCACCAGTGTGAAGACGGACACAGCTGGGAGGCATTTGCTCACTACACCGCCGACACCACCGGGGCCGTGAACC TTTCAGAGGATCCCAGTCTGGACGGGACATATTCTGGGGTTGAACCGATGGGTCTACTGTGGAGCCTCAGACCAGTTCCAGGCAGCAAATCTGGGCTCAG AATGAGGAAGATGAACGTCCAGACCCCCATGGTGGTCACAATCTCGGTGTACCAGGGTCACCAGACGGAGGGCTTCTTGGATCAGGTGCCGCTGGCCAGTGTGGTGGTGGAGCGATGGTACATGGCGCCCGGTGTCCTTAGAATCCCGATAACAGAGGGCAGTCTCACTGCGACACTGTTCCTGCCCTCAG GACCCGGACCTTTCCCTGCGCTCTTGGACCTTTGGGGGGGTGGAGGGAAGTTGGTGGAGTACCGGGCAGCGCTGCTGGCCTCTCACGGCATCGCCTCCATGGCCCTCGACTACCTGACACCTCAAATTACTCGGGAAACTGGGAAAATGGTGGACAGTGATTACTTTGAG ACGGCCTTTAGAGTCTTGGAGCAGCACCCTCAGATCCTCGGCAGCAGGATCGCCATGCTGGGTCTTTCCTTTGGCACCAGTGTCACTCTCAGAATGGCCGTTTACTCCGAGGTTATGAAG CTCAGATGTGCAGTGTGTATCAGTGGGAGTCATGTGCAGCCGGTCGGTGGAAGTGTGGAAGAAATAATGGGTTACTTTAACAA AAACGTTGCGAAGACTCGCTTTGACGAGAACAACCAGGTGATCTGGAGAGATCTGCTGCTGCCCATCCCCACAGACCCCTCACTCAAAGTGGAC GTGGGACGACTGCAGTGTCCTCTGCTCGTCGTTGTAGGTGAGGACGATCAGAACTGGCCCACCCACGAGTCTGCAATGGAC ATGAAAGAGATGATGGAGCGAGCGGGGAACAGCCACCTGCTGACGGTCCTGTCCTACAAGAACGCCGGTCACCTGCTCGAACCTCCGTTCACACCGTTCGCCCGAGCCAGCACCTTCAAGACTGTCACATACCCACATAGCAAGG TAGTGGTTCTGTGGGGCGGAGAGCTGGTGGCACATTCTCGCGCTCAGGAAGACGCCTGGAGGAAGACGCTGGTCTTTCTGAGGGAGAATCTGTACGGGGGCATGAAACCCGGTGCTTCATCTGCCAACTTGTAA